The proteins below come from a single Stomoxys calcitrans chromosome 1, idStoCalc2.1, whole genome shotgun sequence genomic window:
- the LOC106095938 gene encoding ATPase family gene 2 protein homolog B, with translation MSGSLYILPLESVDNFVSQKCLLPKDRFPQGGRPGQWAKCWFSPIDQPTMRNFAVCQIFPREQGEMTMCYMDMSICQCRSKSLDQRFVLDDIVLMDENEIQLRQIEVSFSLTPNDVKGLISLTKVNLKAMATILLQEYHFSAKCFARSHDLERRGIDGIYVESKELNDNLTFTISDDTEIRIQDITLSNRSGVSGFDFNAVGPFQRVRRELENMVSAVKLQRKTLWSQRMSLNALIVGVVGSGKTSLVDDFLQHHRCNVFRVTSLSVAKQYPGEAEAELRSIFKAAQHFEAQLKPKEPTVILIEDIHLLCPQSIAASSTPEASITSMRIVTQILSLIDELHNKKSGILCLGTTNSSDTLSELVLRPGRFDKEISIGALTSDARKEIIAELFEKYLPASNITQILMWMAEQTQGYVLADLALFVRNVTNIVLTRPNDNIEAVVKNSLHKSKPMAVRGTDVTVLKTKETFDIIGGMHQLKRVLEVSVLAGLKREEAFRKFGLSLPKGLLLYGPPGCAKTTVAKCLATEAKMTFIATSGAEVYSPYIGCAEKFVAKIFDTARRNSPCLIFLDEIDSLVGRRAMNASSGDVQLRIMSTILTEMDGILGSQGTNSLSSAQILVVAATNRPDMVDDALLRPGRFDKLIHVPAPDKISRRCILALHQQRMPIAKNIDLDEIAARTHNYSGADMCNLCNEVALNAFQRNFRANEITYEDFDYVLRTSSKSSLTQNQIDWYYQFENKFVR, from the exons ATGTCTGGCTCTTTATACATTTTACCATTAGAGTCAGTGGACAATTTTGTGTCCCAAAAGTGTTTATTGCCTAAAGATCGGTTCCCGCAAGGAGGACGGCCCGGTCAATGGGCGAAATGTTGGTTTTCTCCCATTGACCAACCAACAATGAGAAACTTTGCAGTTTGTCAAATTTTTCCAAGAGAGCAAGGTGAAATGACCATGTGTTACATGGACATGAGTATTTGCCAGTGTAGATCTAAAAGCCTTGACCAGCGATTTGTATTGGACGACATTGTTCTAATGGATGAGAACGAGATACAGTTGAGACAGATCGAAGTGTCGTTTTCGCTGACTCCCAATGATGTTAAGGGTCTTATTTCATTGACTAAAGTAAATTTGAAGGCCATGGCGACAATTTTGTTGCAGGAGTACCACTTTTCTGCTAAGTGTTTTGCTAGGAGTCACGATTTAGAAAGAAGAGGCATTGATGGAATCTATGTTGAGTCAAAGGAATTAAATGACAATTTGACTTTTACAATAAGCGACGATACTGAAATTCGAATTCAAGACATAACGCTGAGCAACAGAAGTGGTGTCAGTGGTTTCGATTTCAACGCAGTTGGTCCCTTTCAAAGAGTCCGTCGAGAGCTTGAAAATATGGTGAGCGCGGTTAAATTGCAGCGAAAGACTTTATGGTCACAACGCATGAGTTTAAACGCACTGATTGTGGGAGTAGTGGGTAGTGGCAAAACATCATTGGTGGATGACTTTCTTCAACACCATCGATGCAATGTATTTCGAGTGACCTCACTGAGTGTCGCAAAGCAATATCCAGGCGAAGCAGAAGCTGAGTTAAGGAGCATTTTCAAAGCTGCGCAACATTTCGAAGCTCAATTAAAGCCAAAAG AACCTACTGTAATTCTAATCGAAGACATTCACTTGCTGTGCCCTCAATCTATTGCTGCTAGCAGTACACCCGAAGCTTCAATTACTTCTATGCGCATCGTAACTCAAATCTTATCGCTTATCGATGAGCTGCATAATAAGAAAAGTGGTATTTTGTGCTTGGGCACTACAAATAGCTCCGACACTTTGAGCGAGTTGGTCCTGAGGCCTGGACGCTTCGATAAAGAAATCTCCATAGGAGCTTTAACGTCTGATGCCCGAAAAGAAATCATTGCAGAACTATTTGAGAAATATCTCCCCGCCTCAAATATAACACAAATACTTATGTGGATGGCTGAACAAACTCAAGGTTATGTTCTGGCTGATTTAGCCCTATTTGTGCGTAATGTAACAAACATAGTTCTTACACGACCAAATGATAATATTGAGGCAGTAGTTAAAAATAGTTTGCATAAAAGCAAACCCATGGCTGTAAGAGGAACAGATGTAACAGTGCTGAAAACGAAGGAAACTTTTGATATAATTGGCGGTATGCATCAGTTGAAGAGAGTGTTGGAAGTTTCAGTTTTAGCTGGTCTTAAGCGAGAAGAGGCATTTCGAAAGTTTGGATTGTCTTTACCAAAGGGGCTTCTACTGTACGGGCCACCAGGGTGTGCTAAAACCACAGTTGCTAAATGTTTGGCCACGGAAGCAAAAATGACATTCATAGCAACATCTGGAGCTGAGGTATATTCACCCTACATTGGTTGCGCTGAGAAATTTGTGGCAAAAATCTTCGACACAGCTCGGAGAAACTCGCCATGCTTAATATTTTTAGATGAAATTG ATTCATTGGTTGGTCGCAGAGCAATGAATGCATCGTCAGGAGATGTACAACTACGCATTATGTCCACAATTCTGACGGAAATGGACGGTATTCTTGGTTCACAAGGGACAAATAGTTTGAGtagtgcacaaatacttgtggTGGCAGCTACAAATCGTCCCGATATGGTTGATGATGCCCTATTGCGGCCGGGGCGCTTTGACAAGTTAATACATGTACCAGCCCCCGATAAGATTTCTAGGCGCTGCATCCTGGCCCTCCATCAGCAGAGAATGCCAATTGCCAAAAATATAGATTTAGATGAAATCGCAGCTCGCACTCACAACTATTCTGGTGCAGATATGTGCAATCTTTGCAATGAAGTTGCCCTTAAtgcatttcaaagaaattttaggGCCAATGAAATAACATACGAAGATTTCGACTATGTTTTGAGAACGTCTTCCAAGTCATCGTTGACACAAAATCAAATTGATTGGTATTATcagtttgaaaataaatttgtaaGATAA